The proteins below come from a single Plantactinospora sp. KBS50 genomic window:
- a CDS encoding ABC transporter ATP-binding protein, whose amino-acid sequence MNVLPHTLPGARPDLPEGHRRILDGIDLTVHRGETVAIVGESGAGKSTIAMLASGLITPTRGEVLLRGRPTTTMRMTELARSVALITQETYVRHETIVENLRYVAADATDEEIVAACRAAQLHDLIASLPEGYQTVVGEKGYRFSGGERQRLSIARALLKRADLIILDEPTSQLDAQTEEQLNTALAELFADSAVLLMAHRLRTVRTADRILVLSDGVVRESGTHEELLAVAGGRYAALYRMQDDALASSRSAASAD is encoded by the coding sequence ATGAACGTGCTGCCGCACACCCTGCCGGGCGCCCGTCCCGACCTGCCGGAGGGTCACCGCCGGATCCTCGACGGCATCGACCTCACGGTGCACCGGGGCGAGACGGTCGCGATCGTCGGCGAGTCGGGCGCGGGGAAGAGCACGATCGCCATGCTCGCGTCCGGCCTGATCACTCCGACCCGGGGTGAGGTGCTGCTGCGGGGCCGGCCGACCACCACGATGAGAATGACCGAACTGGCCCGCTCGGTCGCCCTGATCACCCAGGAGACATACGTGCGGCACGAGACGATCGTGGAGAATCTCCGCTACGTCGCCGCGGACGCCACCGACGAGGAGATCGTGGCGGCCTGCCGCGCCGCCCAACTGCACGACCTGATCGCGTCGCTGCCCGAGGGCTACCAGACCGTGGTCGGCGAGAAGGGCTACCGCTTCTCCGGCGGCGAACGCCAGCGCCTGTCCATCGCCCGGGCGCTGCTCAAGCGGGCCGACCTGATCATCCTGGACGAGCCGACCTCCCAGCTCGACGCACAGACCGAGGAGCAGCTCAACACCGCGCTCGCCGAACTCTTCGCCGACTCGGCCGTACTGTTGATGGCGCATCGGCTGCGCACGGTCCGCACGGCCGACCGGATCCTCGTGCTGTCCGACGGCGTGGTGCGGGAGAGCGGTACCCACGAGGAACTGCTCGCCGTCGCCGGCGGACGGTACGCGGCGCTCTACCGGATGCAGGACGACGCGCTGGCGTCGTCCCGATCGGCGGCGTCCGCGGACTGA
- a CDS encoding heme oxygenase (biliverdin-producing), whose product MTTPTNPPLSAMIHEALADVHRRSGRGRFLRTLLAGDLPVAAFQEFVTQRYFIFRAFEETADQVRTDPIAAPFLFPELERLAPIRRDLAHYHGPDWAERVAPYEATEQHCAWIRKLAADWPGGYVAQHHVRYVGDLAGGQVFRNKMAEHQGLVGPGIEFYDFPEIADAEGFRRHYISMLDAAPWEVGEQRRIAAETAHAFEQTIALFDALGERTLGGA is encoded by the coding sequence GTGACGACACCGACGAACCCACCGCTGTCCGCGATGATCCACGAGGCGCTGGCCGACGTGCACCGACGATCCGGGCGCGGGCGGTTCCTGCGGACGCTGCTCGCCGGCGACCTGCCGGTGGCGGCCTTCCAGGAGTTCGTCACCCAGCGGTACTTCATCTTCCGCGCCTTCGAGGAGACGGCCGACCAGGTACGCACCGATCCGATCGCGGCGCCGTTCCTCTTTCCCGAGCTGGAGCGGCTCGCGCCGATCCGGCGCGACCTGGCCCACTACCACGGACCCGACTGGGCCGAGCGGGTCGCGCCGTACGAGGCGACCGAGCAGCACTGCGCCTGGATCCGGAAGCTGGCGGCCGACTGGCCCGGCGGGTACGTCGCGCAGCACCACGTGCGGTACGTGGGCGACCTCGCGGGCGGCCAGGTCTTCCGGAACAAGATGGCCGAGCATCAGGGCCTGGTCGGCCCCGGCATCGAGTTCTACGACTTCCCGGAGATCGCCGACGCCGAGGGATTCCGCCGGCACTACATCTCGATGCTGGACGCCGCGCCGTGGGAGGTCGGGGAGCAGCGCCGGATCGCCGCCGAGACCGCGCACGCCTTCGAGCAGACCATCGCGCTCTTCGACGCGCTCGGCGAACGGACCCTGGGCGGCGCCTGA
- a CDS encoding acyl-CoA dehydrogenase family protein, with protein sequence MAEPWGAAVDLMTRLVGDSAGEWDRAGRVPVEIVTQLAAGGVLCAQLPAEFGGLGLTSGENGELTAHAGRLCSSLRSLMTSHGMAAWTVQRFGRPEQQRALLSELTCGVLACVAFSEAGAGSDLSAMSARITPAGDTVVVNAEKVWITGAMYAGKILTFARYGDGFAAVMVPRTAPGVTVTRVSEPLGCRAAGHADVRLDGVRLPADAVLGGAGLPMDWLVTTALTYGRISVAWGCVGILRACLAATVAHCGEREQFGRPLHRHQLVAGHLADLVLAEHAAMLACREASRCWDERSSDLAMAAVLAKQVAATGATDGARLAVQVLGARGAQDGHPVARAYRDAKLMEIIEGSSEISRLLLAERALAVWS encoded by the coding sequence ATGGCTGAGCCGTGGGGGGCGGCCGTCGACCTGATGACCCGACTGGTCGGCGACTCCGCCGGGGAATGGGACCGGGCCGGGCGGGTGCCGGTCGAGATCGTGACGCAGCTGGCGGCCGGAGGCGTGCTCTGCGCCCAACTCCCGGCCGAGTTCGGTGGGCTTGGTCTGACCAGCGGGGAGAACGGCGAGCTGACCGCCCACGCGGGCCGGCTCTGCTCGTCGCTGCGCAGCCTGATGACCTCGCACGGAATGGCAGCCTGGACGGTGCAGCGGTTCGGCCGCCCCGAGCAGCAGCGGGCCCTGCTGTCCGAGCTGACCTGCGGGGTGCTGGCCTGTGTGGCGTTCAGCGAGGCCGGCGCCGGCAGCGACCTGTCGGCGATGTCCGCCCGGATCACCCCGGCCGGCGACACCGTGGTGGTGAACGCGGAGAAGGTGTGGATCACCGGTGCCATGTACGCCGGTAAGATCCTCACCTTCGCCCGCTACGGGGATGGCTTCGCGGCGGTGATGGTCCCGCGGACCGCCCCCGGCGTGACGGTGACCAGGGTCAGCGAGCCGCTGGGCTGCCGCGCCGCTGGGCACGCCGACGTCCGGTTGGACGGGGTACGCCTGCCGGCGGACGCGGTGCTCGGCGGGGCCGGGCTGCCGATGGACTGGCTCGTCACGACCGCGCTGACCTACGGGCGCATCTCGGTGGCGTGGGGCTGCGTCGGCATTCTCCGGGCCTGCCTGGCCGCGACCGTCGCGCACTGCGGGGAGCGCGAGCAGTTCGGCCGGCCGCTGCACCGCCACCAGCTGGTGGCCGGTCACCTCGCGGACCTGGTGCTGGCCGAACACGCCGCCATGCTGGCCTGCCGCGAGGCCAGCCGCTGCTGGGACGAACGGTCGAGCGACCTGGCGATGGCCGCGGTGCTGGCCAAACAGGTCGCCGCGACCGGCGCCACCGACGGCGCCCGGCTGGCGGTGCAGGTGCTGGGCGCCCGCGGGGCGCAGGACGGGCATCCGGTGGCCCGCGCGTACCGCGACGCCAAGCTCATGGAGATCATCGAGGGCAGCAGCGAGATCAGCCGGCTGCTGCTGGCCGAGCGAGCCCTGGCGGTCTGGTCGTGA
- the ssuE gene encoding NADPH-dependent FMN reductase codes for MCGSPSPTSRTARLLGHLDSRLRDRGHEVTAFAVSALPAEALMAGDGSHPALARVRDLVARADGLVVGTPVYKAAYSGVLKCLLDLLPQHALVGKPVLPLATGGSSAHVLAIDYALRPVLHAMGAAHVAPGRFLLDQVVTVGADGVATIAAEARAQLTAMADQFGELLTAGWPVFPLGAAWADSPAVAPRPC; via the coding sequence GTGTGCGGCTCGCCGTCACCGACGTCCCGCACCGCCCGGCTGCTCGGTCACCTCGACAGCCGACTCCGCGACCGAGGGCACGAGGTGACCGCGTTCGCCGTCAGTGCGCTGCCGGCCGAGGCGCTGATGGCCGGCGACGGGTCGCACCCCGCGCTGGCCCGGGTACGCGACCTGGTGGCCCGGGCCGACGGGCTGGTGGTCGGCACCCCGGTGTACAAGGCCGCCTACTCGGGTGTCCTGAAGTGTCTGCTGGACCTGCTTCCGCAGCATGCCCTGGTCGGTAAGCCGGTGCTGCCGCTGGCCACCGGTGGATCGTCCGCTCATGTCCTGGCCATCGACTACGCCCTGCGTCCCGTTCTGCACGCGATGGGCGCCGCCCACGTCGCCCCGGGCCGGTTCCTGCTCGACCAGGTGGTGACCGTCGGTGCCGACGGCGTGGCGACGATCGCGGCCGAGGCCCGGGCACAACTGACCGCGATGGCGGACCAGTTCGGCGAGCTGCTGACGGCCGGCTGGCCGGTGTTCCCACTGGGAGCCGCGTGGGCCGACTCGCCAGCGGTCGCGCCACGCCCGTGCTGA
- a CDS encoding 3-oxoacyl-ACP synthase III family protein: MAGIVDFEIRLPDGRARTAEMSRRSGLAEPDILKITHCAEWPALGPGEYAWSLATEAARALLDRTGIGPAAIDRVVYAGSGEWDVPFWSPAAKVAAELGVTGAHCFEVTNFCNASALAYRVGMREIDAGAARHVLVLLGDRLSQLVDYADPDSRHLFNFGDAPAAVLLGADGERFGYRHGELLTDPSWSDYYQGELDDFQVLMRRRGRRPGLSDAYLTNYLAVLSATLERLGVGLGDVRFLLVNHSDRNVHQRLLDALALPAERSVFNYHRYGHMGGADTLLALDDLLAADRLAKGDLVLLASSGMGFSWGVTALEFRG; the protein is encoded by the coding sequence ATGGCCGGCATCGTCGACTTCGAGATCCGGCTGCCGGACGGGCGGGCCCGGACGGCCGAGATGAGCCGGCGGTCGGGGCTGGCCGAACCGGACATCCTGAAGATCACCCACTGCGCCGAATGGCCCGCGTTGGGCCCCGGCGAGTACGCCTGGTCGCTGGCCACCGAGGCGGCCCGCGCCCTGCTGGATCGCACCGGGATCGGGCCCGCGGCGATCGATCGGGTGGTGTACGCCGGCTCCGGCGAGTGGGACGTGCCGTTCTGGTCACCCGCCGCCAAGGTCGCCGCCGAACTGGGCGTCACCGGCGCGCACTGCTTCGAGGTGACCAACTTCTGCAACGCGTCCGCCCTGGCGTACCGGGTCGGCATGCGCGAGATCGACGCGGGGGCGGCACGCCACGTTCTGGTGCTGTTGGGCGACCGGCTGAGCCAGCTGGTGGACTACGCCGACCCGGACTCGCGGCACCTGTTCAACTTCGGGGACGCACCGGCCGCGGTACTGCTCGGGGCGGATGGCGAACGATTCGGCTACCGGCACGGTGAGTTGCTGACCGACCCCTCCTGGTCCGACTACTACCAGGGAGAGCTCGACGACTTCCAGGTCCTGATGCGCCGCCGGGGACGCCGTCCCGGACTGTCGGACGCCTACCTGACCAACTACCTCGCCGTGCTCTCCGCGACACTCGAACGTCTCGGCGTCGGGCTCGGCGACGTGCGGTTCCTCCTGGTCAACCACAGCGACCGCAACGTGCACCAGCGGCTGCTCGACGCCCTCGCGCTGCCGGCCGAACGCAGCGTGTTCAACTATCACCGGTACGGGCACATGGGCGGCGCCGACACCCTGCTGGCCCTCGACGACCTGCTCGCCGCGGACCGGCTGGCCAAGGGCGATCTCGTCCTGTTGGCCAGCAGCGGGATGGGGTTCAGCTGGGGCGTCACCGCGCTGGAGTTCCGCGGATGA
- a CDS encoding AMP-binding protein, producing the protein MTGRTLYQWFVGTALRQPELIAVEGGGATLSYGQLHRAAESLAARILRRHGAAPARVALLAGRGPVACAGYLAALRLGAAVTPVNPGYPVLRNRAVVDLAEADVLLADEDVGQAGELGPRDGSTVTVAVAELTDPAGPAPLPPYRGNLDDPAYVLFTSGSTGRPKGVPISHRSADAYVAHNVARYEVGPGCRMSHTFDLTFDPSVFDLFVTWGGGATLVVPGPGDLLSPVDHVRRTAITHWFSVPSVVSVATEMGRLGPGYAPSLRQSTFIGEPFTLDQAAAWRAATGGGHIDNVYGPTELTVACSEYRLPERPGSWPTTSNGTVPIGRMYPLLDWVLLDASDGVAAGTEVDEGELCVRGVQRFGGYLDPSDNPGRFVRDGDGPPATSDYYRTGDRVRVEHGELVHLGRLDNQVKVRGYRVELGEVEHALRGHPDVSQAIVIAVEYGGELELAGCFTGRDVSTRQLGRWLRQRVPVHMVPRRLVRLDAIPLNPNGKADRGRIRELMLAGAPARSRS; encoded by the coding sequence GTGACCGGGCGCACGCTGTACCAGTGGTTCGTCGGGACGGCACTGCGCCAGCCGGAGCTGATCGCGGTCGAGGGGGGCGGCGCGACACTCAGCTACGGGCAACTGCACCGCGCGGCCGAGTCCCTGGCGGCACGCATCCTGCGTCGGCACGGCGCGGCGCCCGCCCGGGTCGCCCTGCTGGCCGGCCGCGGTCCGGTGGCCTGCGCCGGCTACCTGGCGGCGCTGCGACTCGGCGCGGCCGTCACCCCGGTCAACCCGGGTTATCCGGTGCTGCGCAACCGGGCCGTGGTCGACCTGGCGGAGGCGGACGTGCTGCTCGCGGACGAGGACGTCGGCCAGGCCGGTGAACTCGGCCCGCGGGACGGCAGCACGGTCACGGTCGCCGTCGCCGAGCTGACCGACCCGGCGGGGCCGGCGCCGCTGCCGCCGTACCGGGGCAACCTCGACGACCCGGCCTACGTGCTGTTCACCTCGGGCTCGACGGGCCGGCCCAAGGGCGTGCCGATCAGCCACCGCAGCGCCGACGCCTATGTGGCGCACAACGTGGCTCGGTACGAGGTCGGCCCGGGGTGCCGGATGTCGCACACCTTCGACCTGACCTTCGATCCGTCGGTGTTCGATCTGTTCGTCACGTGGGGTGGCGGCGCCACCCTGGTGGTGCCCGGCCCGGGTGACCTGCTCAGCCCGGTCGACCACGTCCGGCGCACGGCGATCACGCACTGGTTCTCCGTGCCGTCGGTGGTGTCCGTCGCAACCGAGATGGGCAGGCTGGGCCCGGGGTACGCTCCGTCGCTGCGGCAGAGCACGTTCATCGGCGAGCCGTTCACCCTCGACCAGGCCGCGGCCTGGCGGGCGGCCACCGGCGGTGGGCACATCGACAACGTGTACGGACCCACCGAACTCACCGTGGCGTGCAGCGAGTACCGGCTGCCCGAGCGGCCCGGGTCCTGGCCCACCACCTCGAACGGCACCGTGCCGATCGGCCGGATGTACCCGCTCCTGGACTGGGTGCTGCTGGACGCGTCCGACGGGGTGGCTGCCGGGACGGAGGTGGACGAGGGGGAGCTGTGCGTGCGCGGGGTTCAGCGCTTCGGCGGTTACCTCGATCCGAGCGACAACCCGGGCCGGTTCGTGCGGGACGGCGACGGGCCGCCCGCCACGTCCGACTACTACCGTACGGGCGACCGGGTCCGGGTCGAACACGGTGAGTTGGTACACCTCGGGCGGCTCGACAACCAGGTGAAGGTCCGTGGCTACCGGGTCGAACTGGGCGAGGTGGAACACGCCCTGCGCGGCCATCCGGACGTCAGCCAGGCCATCGTGATCGCGGTTGAGTACGGCGGCGAGCTGGAGTTGGCCGGCTGCTTCACGGGACGGGACGTCTCGACCAGACAGCTGGGTCGCTGGCTGCGGCAGCGGGTACCGGTGCACATGGTGCCGCGCCGACTCGTCCGGCTGGACGCCATCCCGCTCAACCCGAACGGCAAGGCCGACCGTGGCCGGATCCGCGAGCTCATGCTGGCCGGGGCGCCGGCCCGATCGAGGAGCTGA
- a CDS encoding HAD family hydrolase yields the protein MGDLKTVKCVVWDLDNTLWQGTLVEDPEVVLVERIRSVVETLDARGILQSVASKNDHEPAWAALERLGLGEYLVLPQISWGPKSTAVRVIADRLNFAYDTVAFVDDLPNERAEVAFHLPDVRCYPAADAPGLPDRPEFQPTITVDSRRRRAMYQAGFHRERARETFAGTDEDFLRTLDIRMSIVQATEDQLARVEELTLRTSQMNATGVHYSAETLRGFLDDPGHEVFVISMSDRFGSHGAIGVVLLHRHREVWHLKLLATSCRVVSLGAGATLLRWLIDRSARAGAHLAADFRRTDRNRMMEVAYRFAGLTDEDCACVRAIGIAGRDGIEVLHIRPAPQPAPTTMTVEAPGLGGPVVSGATP from the coding sequence GTGGGAGATCTGAAGACCGTCAAGTGCGTCGTCTGGGACCTCGACAACACTCTGTGGCAGGGAACCCTGGTCGAGGACCCTGAGGTGGTCCTCGTCGAACGGATCCGTTCGGTGGTTGAGACCCTGGATGCCCGCGGCATCCTTCAGTCGGTGGCCAGCAAGAACGACCACGAACCGGCGTGGGCTGCGCTGGAGCGGCTGGGTCTGGGCGAATACCTGGTCCTGCCCCAGATCAGCTGGGGACCCAAGTCCACTGCGGTGCGGGTGATCGCGGACCGGCTCAATTTCGCGTACGACACCGTCGCGTTCGTCGACGACCTGCCCAACGAGCGGGCCGAGGTGGCCTTCCACCTGCCCGACGTGCGTTGCTATCCGGCGGCCGACGCGCCCGGCCTGCCGGACCGCCCGGAGTTCCAGCCGACCATCACGGTCGACTCCCGCCGTCGGCGGGCGATGTACCAGGCCGGGTTCCACCGCGAGCGCGCTCGGGAGACGTTCGCCGGCACGGACGAGGACTTCCTGCGAACACTCGACATCCGGATGTCCATCGTGCAGGCGACCGAGGACCAACTGGCCCGGGTGGAGGAACTCACCCTGCGTACCAGCCAGATGAACGCCACCGGGGTGCACTACTCCGCCGAGACGCTGCGCGGGTTCCTGGACGATCCGGGGCACGAGGTCTTCGTGATCTCCATGAGCGACCGGTTCGGTTCACACGGGGCGATCGGCGTGGTTCTGTTGCACCGCCACCGCGAGGTGTGGCATCTCAAGCTGCTGGCCACCTCGTGCCGGGTGGTCTCGCTGGGCGCCGGCGCCACCCTGTTGCGCTGGCTGATCGACCGGTCGGCGCGGGCCGGGGCGCACCTGGCGGCGGACTTCCGGCGGACCGATCGTAACCGGATGATGGAGGTCGCCTACCGCTTCGCCGGGCTGACCGACGAGGACTGCGCCTGCGTCCGGGCGATCGGGATCGCCGGCCGTGACGGCATCGAGGTGCTGCACATCCGTCCGGCCCCGCAGCCGGCCCCGACCACCATGACGGTCGAGGCTCCCGGGCTCGGCGGGCCGGTGGTGAGCGGGGCGACCCCGTGA
- a CDS encoding ABC transporter transmembrane domain-containing protein, which translates to MSTAAQSSSSPSILRNPVLLRRIVASTRPYRGRILVLLTFVLLAALLSLSQPLLLRGVIDKLAAGAGFEAVAWPLALIGVTGLLGVGAGFAASRIADRIGHSVTRDLQRRLFDHLVGLPLPFYTTVRPGMLVSRLTNDVYAVEPLFTSVIASALASSVTLVVAGVVLVVVDPRLAVVLLIVPLVLWPVRLAESKINTVIRWSFRHNAELSSHVESVLNRDGVLLARQAGALEAERTRFAQLADKVREVALRLASWRAAVGSSYDLVFTITTTALLAGGALLVTGGDVSLGTLFLFLLYLRQIQAPVSTLIGLRYPAFRAGAAFTRVFDVLDSPLRPLADPAPPAAAPDAAPSSSSDGTADASSDDAADTGVGPVVLRMREVGFDHVPADDVSIPGLSHEKTVSGPGCSA; encoded by the coding sequence GTGAGCACCGCAGCACAGAGTTCGTCGAGCCCGTCCATCCTGCGCAACCCGGTACTGCTGCGCCGGATCGTCGCCTCGACCCGACCGTACCGCGGCCGGATCCTGGTGCTGCTCACGTTCGTCCTGCTCGCCGCGCTGCTGTCGCTGAGCCAGCCGCTGCTGCTGCGCGGGGTGATCGACAAGCTGGCCGCCGGTGCGGGGTTCGAGGCGGTGGCGTGGCCGCTGGCGCTGATCGGCGTGACCGGGCTGCTCGGCGTGGGCGCCGGCTTCGCCGCCTCCCGGATCGCCGACCGGATCGGGCACAGCGTCACCCGGGATCTGCAACGCCGGCTCTTCGACCACCTGGTCGGGCTGCCGCTGCCCTTCTACACCACGGTCCGCCCCGGCATGCTCGTCAGCCGCCTCACCAACGACGTGTACGCCGTGGAACCCCTCTTCACCAGCGTCATCGCCTCCGCGCTGGCCAGCTCGGTGACGCTCGTCGTGGCCGGCGTGGTGCTGGTCGTGGTCGACCCCCGGCTCGCCGTGGTCCTGCTGATCGTGCCGCTGGTGCTCTGGCCGGTACGGCTGGCCGAATCCAAAATCAACACGGTGATCCGCTGGTCCTTCCGGCACAACGCCGAACTCTCCAGCCACGTGGAATCGGTGCTGAACCGCGACGGGGTGCTGCTGGCCCGCCAGGCCGGCGCGCTGGAGGCCGAGCGGACCCGGTTCGCGCAACTGGCGGACAAGGTGCGCGAGGTGGCGCTCCGGCTCGCCTCCTGGAGGGCCGCCGTCGGCTCCAGCTACGACCTGGTCTTCACCATCACCACCACCGCCCTGCTCGCCGGCGGGGCGCTGCTGGTCACCGGCGGCGATGTCTCCCTCGGCACGCTGTTCCTCTTCCTGCTCTACCTCCGGCAGATCCAGGCGCCGGTGAGCACCCTGATCGGCCTGCGCTACCCGGCCTTCCGGGCCGGTGCGGCGTTCACCCGCGTCTTCGACGTCCTCGACTCGCCGCTGCGGCCGCTGGCCGACCCGGCGCCGCCGGCCGCCGCGCCCGATGCCGCGCCGTCCAGTTCGTCCGACGGTACGGCCGACGCCTCGTCCGACGACGCGGCCGACACCGGGGTCGGACCGGTCGTGCTGCGGATGCGCGAGGTCGGCTTCGACCACGTCCCCGCCGACGACGTGTCGATTCCCGGCCTCTCCCACGAGAAGACGGTCTCCGGCCCGGGATGTTCGGCATGA
- a CDS encoding phosphopantetheine-binding protein, producing MKPTSTGPGTAEQIRANLVEFLRSRTRTAVEPDLDLFKSGLVSSLFALELLVHLEGTFGITVGGADLTLDNFRTVLAMTALVQRLAAADG from the coding sequence ATGAAGCCCACGTCGACCGGACCGGGTACCGCCGAGCAGATCCGGGCGAACCTCGTCGAATTCCTGCGCAGTCGTACCCGTACGGCGGTCGAACCGGATCTCGACCTGTTCAAATCCGGCCTGGTCAGCTCGTTGTTCGCGCTGGAGCTGCTGGTGCACCTGGAAGGTACGTTCGGCATCACGGTCGGCGGGGCCGACCTGACCCTGGACAACTTCCGGACCGTGCTCGCCATGACGGCGCTGGTGCAACGGCTGGCGGCGGCCGATGGCTGA
- a CDS encoding 3-oxoacyl-[acyl-carrier-protein] synthase III C-terminal domain-containing protein has translation MTAEPVGIGAVHCTLPGVRQKTCELPELANLGHEQVEFVTTSGIETVGLFEDHSAGDLAAEACRELLADHPVDADVLILVGPRAPDVLLGSDATRVQAEAKLPGTAFTLDGLGCSGSSAAWGLARDLLLADPSRRGVIIAHGSRPTGLDRVRFPVTIIGDGGYAMSIVPGGRPVLRAHRIESDGAFHDLFTVDYRRVPWYEWREVCTSPDRYRFELAMQSRTRFVRLVDDVLADAGVTRDEVRTVLMQNVTVGAYQFYEALLGLPIHPICAAHLRAYGHLGAMDVVLNLSRLTATTELTEGDLVIVLNNSPVAAWAVTLWEI, from the coding sequence ATGACCGCCGAGCCGGTTGGGATCGGCGCCGTGCACTGCACCCTGCCCGGCGTCCGCCAGAAGACCTGCGAGTTGCCCGAACTTGCGAACCTCGGGCACGAGCAGGTCGAATTCGTCACCACCAGCGGCATCGAGACCGTTGGGCTGTTCGAGGACCACAGCGCCGGCGACCTCGCGGCCGAGGCGTGCCGGGAACTGCTCGCCGATCACCCGGTCGACGCCGACGTCCTGATCCTGGTCGGTCCGCGGGCGCCCGATGTGCTGCTGGGCTCCGACGCGACCCGGGTGCAGGCCGAGGCCAAGTTGCCCGGCACCGCGTTCACCCTGGACGGGCTGGGTTGTAGCGGCTCCAGCGCGGCCTGGGGACTGGCCCGGGATCTGCTGCTGGCCGACCCGTCCCGGCGGGGTGTGATCATCGCGCACGGCAGCCGTCCGACCGGACTGGACCGGGTGCGCTTTCCGGTAACGATCATCGGCGACGGCGGGTACGCGATGAGCATCGTTCCCGGTGGCCGGCCCGTGCTGCGGGCGCATCGAATCGAGTCCGACGGCGCCTTTCACGACCTGTTCACCGTCGACTACCGGCGGGTCCCCTGGTACGAGTGGCGCGAGGTGTGCACCTCGCCCGACCGGTACCGCTTCGAGCTGGCCATGCAGAGCCGGACGCGGTTCGTCCGGCTGGTGGACGACGTGCTCGCCGACGCCGGGGTGACCCGGGACGAGGTCCGCACCGTGCTGATGCAGAACGTGACCGTGGGCGCCTACCAGTTCTACGAGGCGCTGCTCGGCCTGCCGATTCACCCGATCTGCGCCGCCCATCTGCGCGCCTACGGCCACCTCGGCGCGATGGACGTCGTGCTCAACCTGTCCCGGCTCACCGCCACCACGGAACTCACCGAGGGAGATCTGGTCATTGTCCTCAACAACAGTCCGGTTGCGGCCTGGGCGGTGACGCTGTGGGAGATCTGA
- a CDS encoding MupA/Atu3671 family FMN-dependent luciferase-like monooxygenase — protein MDFSLFYFANDSEAETVGRYRLLIDGATFADRNGLAAVWTPERHFHPFGGLYPNPAVTSAAIATITERIQIRAGSVVAPLHSPLRIAEEWSMVDNLSDGRAGVSFASGWHAVDFALRPDSYRDRRTILFDQIDQVRRLWRGEQIEVVDGAGGLSRVGVYPPPVQPELPIWVTSAGGIETFRNAGRCGAGLLTHLLGQELDELAVKIKAYRTAVAARPGADSWPGHVVLMVHTYLNEDEDAAEDLVRQPLSAYLRSSLQLLLGARLDGARPMDPDRLSEEDREFLVARSFQRYFHDGGLLGSVDKATGMVERFAAVGVDEVACLIDFGLPTATVLAGLDRLAVLSDRVR, from the coding sequence ATGGACTTCAGCCTGTTCTACTTCGCCAATGACAGTGAGGCCGAGACCGTCGGCCGATACCGGCTGCTGATCGACGGCGCCACCTTCGCGGATCGGAACGGTCTGGCCGCGGTGTGGACACCGGAGCGGCACTTTCACCCGTTCGGTGGCCTTTACCCGAACCCAGCCGTCACCTCGGCCGCGATCGCCACCATCACCGAGCGGATCCAGATCCGAGCCGGCAGCGTGGTCGCCCCGCTGCACAGCCCGCTGCGGATCGCCGAGGAGTGGTCGATGGTGGACAACCTTTCCGACGGCCGGGCCGGGGTTTCGTTCGCCTCCGGTTGGCACGCGGTCGACTTCGCGCTGCGACCCGACTCCTACCGGGACCGACGCACCATCCTGTTCGACCAGATCGACCAGGTCCGGCGGTTGTGGCGGGGCGAGCAGATCGAGGTGGTCGACGGGGCCGGCGGCCTCAGCCGGGTCGGCGTCTACCCACCGCCGGTGCAGCCCGAGTTGCCGATCTGGGTGACCAGCGCTGGCGGGATCGAAACATTCCGCAACGCCGGGCGCTGCGGCGCCGGTCTGCTGACCCACCTGCTCGGGCAGGAGCTGGACGAGCTCGCGGTGAAGATCAAGGCATACCGGACGGCGGTGGCCGCGCGACCCGGTGCCGACTCCTGGCCAGGCCACGTGGTGCTGATGGTGCATACGTACCTGAACGAGGACGAGGACGCGGCCGAGGACCTCGTCCGGCAGCCGCTGAGCGCGTACCTGCGCAGCTCGTTGCAGCTGCTGCTGGGCGCGCGGCTGGACGGGGCCCGCCCGATGGACCCGGATCGACTGTCTGAGGAGGACCGGGAGTTCCTGGTGGCCCGATCGTTCCAGCGTTACTTCCACGACGGCGGCCTGCTCGGCTCGGTGGACAAGGCCACGGGAATGGTCGAGCGGTTCGCCGCCGTCGGAGTGGACGAGGTGGCCTGTCTGATCGACTTCGGGCTGCCCACGGCGACCGTTCTGGCCGGGCTGGACCGGCTCGCGGTGCTGTCGGACCGGGTCCGCTGA